A section of the Hirschia baltica ATCC 49814 genome encodes:
- a CDS encoding glycosyltransferase family 2 protein produces MERTSVIIPTYNRADFLVEALESVLNQTLPPAEILVMDDGSPDDTAARMQAYGDRIRYIQKDNSGKADTLNQALKLTQNPLIWIMDDDDIAHPDALENLTKLLDGQPEIGIAYGKYNRFSINEQNGERVFQDVGHWTDCEANIFFTTTLQDFFVHHPGMLVRKSAYDAAGPFSLDYPRLEDYEMLVRLAQVTRTANTNSSIFLQRQHEGDRVGGLVAAERTQRWIDEEKQFFTKLYNELDLNTYLNVFKKYDLSPLEKRQALIQRAVIMARKKLWHFALSDLEQASSIEAESNPSLSSGEAAILRFILFSKYGSTELIEDNYIVEDLKKIAKISSIGSLITKSIARSQIWFIRNSAKTYQFAALRKHAAIMVSLYLAG; encoded by the coding sequence GTGGAACGTACAAGCGTCATTATACCGACTTATAATCGTGCTGACTTTCTCGTTGAAGCCCTCGAAAGCGTGCTCAATCAAACCTTGCCGCCAGCAGAAATTCTCGTCATGGATGATGGGTCACCGGACGACACCGCCGCCCGCATGCAGGCCTATGGCGATCGTATCCGCTATATACAAAAAGATAATTCGGGCAAAGCAGACACGCTAAATCAAGCCTTAAAGCTAACTCAAAATCCTTTAATCTGGATTATGGATGATGATGACATCGCCCACCCTGACGCGTTGGAAAATTTGACTAAACTGCTAGATGGCCAACCAGAAATCGGCATAGCCTACGGTAAATACAATCGTTTTTCTATAAATGAGCAAAATGGCGAGAGAGTTTTTCAAGACGTAGGTCACTGGACAGACTGTGAAGCCAACATTTTCTTCACAACAACATTACAGGACTTTTTCGTCCATCACCCAGGGATGCTTGTTCGCAAATCAGCCTATGATGCAGCAGGACCATTTTCACTAGATTATCCACGCCTTGAAGATTATGAAATGCTGGTCCGCCTCGCCCAAGTCACGCGCACCGCGAACACAAATTCAAGCATATTTCTACAAAGACAACACGAAGGTGATCGCGTTGGTGGCCTTGTAGCTGCAGAACGAACACAACGTTGGATAGATGAAGAAAAACAGTTTTTCACTAAACTTTACAATGAATTAGATCTCAATACATATCTAAATGTTTTCAAAAAATATGATTTATCTCCATTGGAAAAACGTCAAGCTCTCATCCAACGCGCGGTGATAATGGCGCGAAAAAAACTTTGGCATTTTGCTCTAAGCGACTTAGAGCAAGCTTCATCAATCGAAGCCGAATCCAATCCCAGCTTATCCTCCGGCGAGGCTGCGATTCTAAGATTCATTCTGTTTTCCAAATACGGTTCAACTGAACTGATCGAAGACAATTATATCGTCGAAGACCTAAAAAAAATCGCCAAAATCAGCTCAATTGGCAGTTTGATCACTAAATCTATTGCACGTAGTCAAATTTGGTTCATACGAAATTCAGCTAAAACCTACCAGTTTGCGGCACTTCGCAAACATGCCGCCATAATGGTGTCTCTTTATTTGGCTGGATAG
- the cobO gene encoding cob(I)yrinic acid a,c-diamide adenosyltransferase, protein MTDNDNHKKQMKALQTEQNKKISEAQDPGRGLILVHTGDGKGKSSSAFGVIARALGWGHKVGVVQFIKGKWVTGERQFFAKFPDQLDWHTMGDGFTWNTQDKERDIEAAQAAFARAIEMMQSDKYELIVLDEINIALRYEYLNIENVIDGLKSRSNKTSVILTGRDAKPDLCEYADLVSEMREIKHPFKAGIKAQRGIDF, encoded by the coding sequence ATGACTGACAATGACAATCACAAGAAACAAATGAAAGCGCTCCAGACAGAGCAAAACAAGAAAATATCAGAAGCTCAGGATCCCGGTCGCGGACTAATTCTAGTTCACACAGGTGATGGCAAGGGCAAATCCAGTTCGGCATTTGGTGTAATCGCACGTGCACTAGGATGGGGACATAAAGTCGGCGTTGTTCAATTCATAAAAGGTAAGTGGGTGACGGGTGAACGCCAGTTTTTTGCAAAATTCCCAGATCAATTAGATTGGCATACTATGGGTGATGGCTTCACTTGGAATACCCAAGACAAGGAGCGTGACATAGAAGCAGCACAAGCTGCTTTTGCACGAGCAATCGAAATGATGCAAAGCGATAAATATGAGCTTATTGTGCTGGATGAAATCAATATTGCGCTTCGCTATGAATATTTGAACATTGAAAATGTCATTGATGGGCTTAAGTCGCGCTCGAATAAAACCAGCGTCATTCTAACTGGACGGGATGCCAAACCAGACTTGTGTGAATACGCAGATCTTGTCAGCGAAATGCGAGAGATTAAGCATCCATTCAAGGCGGGAATTAAAGCTCAGCGAGGAATTGATTTTTAA
- a CDS encoding aldo/keto reductase, whose product MRSRILGKTGKRVSEIGLGCWQLGGEFGPIEDAQSLQVLEAATKENITFLDTADVYGAGRSEGLIGKHLQSQSTKPFITTKVGRDGGLYPDKYNLDALRKNIEGSIARVGGEAFDLVQLHCVPKPVLEDGQIFEDMNILQSEGLFDNWGASVETIEEAEICLEQEALASLQIIFNLFRQDAIESLLPKAKASNVGIIVRLPLASGVLSGKYSADHEFAETDHRNFNKDGQFFSVGETFSGIEFSKAVALANELKQFVPEGMSLADMSLRWILDQDAVTTIIAGCSRPEQVERNARVSELPALGEELNERLKTFYIENVREHIRSSI is encoded by the coding sequence ATGCGTTCAAGAATACTAGGAAAAACCGGAAAACGTGTCTCAGAAATCGGATTAGGTTGCTGGCAATTAGGGGGTGAATTTGGTCCTATTGAGGACGCACAAAGTTTACAAGTGCTAGAGGCTGCAACAAAAGAAAACATCACTTTTTTAGATACAGCAGATGTTTATGGAGCTGGGCGGAGTGAAGGACTGATTGGCAAACATTTGCAATCGCAATCAACAAAACCGTTTATTACCACAAAAGTGGGACGAGATGGCGGGTTGTATCCTGACAAGTATAATTTGGATGCTTTGAGGAAAAACATTGAAGGTTCTATCGCACGTGTTGGTGGAGAAGCTTTTGATTTAGTCCAACTTCATTGTGTTCCCAAGCCAGTTCTTGAAGATGGTCAGATATTTGAAGACATGAATATTCTCCAATCTGAGGGATTGTTTGATAATTGGGGGGCGAGTGTTGAAACAATCGAGGAAGCAGAAATATGTTTGGAACAGGAAGCTCTTGCCAGCCTCCAGATCATATTCAATCTGTTTCGTCAGGACGCAATAGAATCGCTTCTGCCTAAAGCAAAAGCTTCGAATGTAGGTATTATTGTCCGTCTTCCGCTTGCTAGTGGTGTGTTGTCGGGAAAATATTCAGCCGACCATGAATTTGCCGAAACTGATCACCGTAATTTCAATAAAGATGGGCAGTTTTTCTCGGTTGGAGAGACATTCTCAGGGATTGAATTTAGTAAGGCTGTCGCGCTTGCAAATGAATTGAAGCAGTTTGTACCCGAAGGTATGAGCTTGGCAGATATGAGCTTGAGATGGATTTTAGACCAAGATGCGGTGACAACTATTATCGCTGGATGTTCTCGACCAGAGCAAGTTGAACGTAATGCACGTGTGTCTGAACTGCCAGCTCTCGGGGAAGAGTTAAATGAACGCTTAAAGACGTTTTACATTGAAAACGTACGTGAGCACATTCGTTCTTCGATCTAA
- the cobC gene encoding alpha-ribazole phosphatase family protein, with amino-acid sequence MLITLIRHTQSDIKKGICYGRSDIDVAPNFKEMADAVADKLQPQFKLISSNLIRCQKLAHHIGNIFNTDVTIDDRFQEMDFGNWENTPWSKIPRMEIDAWANDFLHARPHGGESVYQLRNRIRTALADYTSSPEPIVIITHAGVIKAALSTGDTAEHFQSNIGFGEIIAFEP; translated from the coding sequence ATGCTTATAACGCTCATCCGTCATACCCAATCAGATATCAAAAAAGGCATTTGCTATGGGCGCAGCGACATTGATGTCGCCCCCAATTTCAAAGAGATGGCTGACGCAGTCGCAGATAAATTGCAGCCCCAATTCAAATTGATTTCAAGCAATCTAATACGCTGCCAAAAGCTCGCCCATCATATTGGCAATATCTTCAATACTGACGTCACAATTGATGACCGTTTTCAGGAAATGGATTTTGGCAATTGGGAAAACACACCTTGGTCTAAAATCCCGCGCATGGAAATTGATGCTTGGGCAAATGATTTTCTTCATGCACGCCCACATGGCGGCGAAAGCGTTTATCAACTACGCAACCGTATCAGAACTGCACTTGCTGACTACACCTCATCCCCAGAACCGATAGTCATCATCACTCATGCCGGCGTTATAAAAGCAGCCCTTTCCACGGGTGACACTGCCGAACACTTCCAATCAAATATTGGGTTCGGAGAGATCATTGCTTTTGAGCCTTAA
- a CDS encoding TonB-dependent receptor plug domain-containing protein gives MNYKTALLSAVALSCSTTAFAEENAAETDKKLDTIVVNSSRIGQTLTEIGTSVDIITSADIEELGFRFALDAIANSPSVTVNQNGSFGGNASVRIRGASSGQTLVLIDGVPVGDVSTTDGSFNFANIDNSNIDRIEILKGAQSTLWGSDAIGGVIAITTKTPDDGFGGDAFAEIGSFSTKRGGAAIEYGSDKGDFRLSASTIDTDGISKADQANGNDERDGFNSNNITAKGGLNFGSNARLSATVNYTDSESEYDGYAFGAQGNVADGGQLGLSEVLSGNVALSLPLFSDRLENDFLIGYSETDRQNLTNGIESFKANGDRLIGRYQGVLTINDLNKVAFGLEHEEGNFDSGSTFGSDDGNQTSDSLFAMYELQPVDTLTFTAGVRVDDHSEYGTQTTGRLAAAFNPTDLLTLRASWGQGFKAPTLYQLFSAYGDPDLVPEESEGYDIGVDLRTPDQKGLFSLTFFDQEVTNQIDYSYANYRYDNIAKVNSQGVEFAGSYDLLNWLSVDVNYAYIDAEDDAGQLVRIPEHSGDVSLAFRPDGPFASSILLRYNGSEEDANGTVDEWTRVDLNASYDVSENVQLYTRIENLFDEEYQQILGYGTPGLSGSFGLRLNY, from the coding sequence ATGAATTATAAAACCGCCCTCCTTAGTGCCGTTGCTCTGTCTTGCTCGACGACAGCTTTTGCAGAAGAAAACGCAGCTGAGACGGATAAAAAGCTCGATACAATTGTCGTAAACAGCTCCCGCATTGGTCAAACCTTGACTGAAATTGGAACAAGCGTTGATATCATTACATCCGCTGATATCGAAGAATTAGGGTTTAGATTTGCACTCGATGCAATAGCCAACTCTCCTTCTGTCACAGTTAATCAAAATGGTAGCTTTGGCGGAAATGCTAGCGTGCGTATTCGCGGCGCAAGCTCGGGTCAAACTCTTGTTTTGATAGACGGTGTCCCTGTTGGAGACGTCAGCACAACGGATGGAAGTTTCAACTTTGCCAACATAGATAATTCTAATATTGACCGAATCGAAATCCTAAAAGGTGCGCAATCAACACTCTGGGGGTCAGATGCTATCGGCGGCGTCATCGCCATTACAACAAAAACACCAGATGACGGCTTTGGCGGCGATGCATTTGCCGAAATTGGTTCTTTCAGTACAAAACGCGGCGGCGCTGCAATTGAATATGGCAGTGACAAAGGCGATTTCCGCTTGTCAGCCTCGACAATTGATACGGATGGTATTTCCAAAGCAGATCAAGCCAATGGCAATGATGAAAGAGACGGCTTTAACAGTAACAATATCACAGCCAAAGGCGGTCTAAACTTTGGTTCCAACGCACGTCTTTCCGCCACTGTGAATTACACGGATTCTGAGTCCGAATATGATGGGTATGCATTTGGTGCTCAAGGTAATGTCGCAGATGGCGGACAACTTGGTCTCTCAGAAGTCTTGTCAGGAAATGTCGCTCTCTCACTACCCTTGTTTTCTGATCGCTTGGAAAATGATTTTCTTATTGGATATTCAGAGACTGACCGCCAAAACCTGACAAATGGCATTGAATCCTTTAAAGCCAATGGTGATCGTCTTATAGGGCGCTATCAAGGTGTCTTAACGATAAACGACCTTAACAAAGTTGCATTCGGACTGGAACACGAAGAAGGTAATTTCGACAGCGGTTCTACATTTGGCTCCGATGACGGAAACCAAACGAGTGACAGCCTATTTGCAATGTACGAATTGCAACCTGTTGATACCCTAACATTCACAGCAGGTGTTCGTGTTGATGACCACAGCGAATATGGCACCCAAACAACGGGCCGCCTCGCTGCCGCTTTCAATCCAACAGACCTTCTCACCCTTCGCGCAAGTTGGGGACAAGGTTTCAAAGCTCCAACACTATACCAATTGTTTAGCGCATATGGTGACCCTGATTTAGTACCTGAAGAGTCAGAAGGCTATGACATTGGTGTAGACCTGCGCACACCAGATCAAAAAGGCCTGTTCAGCCTGACATTCTTTGATCAAGAAGTAACAAACCAAATCGACTATTCCTATGCTAATTATCGCTATGACAATATTGCAAAAGTAAACTCTCAAGGCGTTGAATTTGCTGGAAGCTATGATTTGCTGAACTGGTTATCTGTAGACGTGAATTATGCGTATATTGATGCAGAGGATGACGCTGGACAACTTGTTCGTATTCCCGAACATTCAGGAGATGTCAGCTTGGCATTTCGCCCAGACGGCCCATTCGCAAGCTCAATTCTTCTTCGCTATAATGGCTCTGAAGAAGATGCCAATGGCACAGTTGATGAATGGACACGCGTTGACTTGAACGCCAGTTATGATGTCTCTGAAAACGTGCAATTATATACACGCATCGAGAACCTATTTGATGAAGAATATCAACAAATTCTTGGATATGGGACACCCGGACTATCGGGTTCATTTGGGCTAAGGTTAAACTACTAA
- the cobS gene encoding adenosylcobinamide-GDP ribazoletransferase, producing MILFLRNEISIFLIAVQFLTRIPLPRNIGFTQKRLASSPRYFPLVGLAIGSIGAIAYFLSSHLFPPVIAIVISTIITCLLTGGFHEDGLADTFDGIGGGHTKERALDIMKDSRIGTYGSLALGLMLALKIMALSALPHLTIIIAIIAAHGLSRLSSVMVIATSSYVRDHGTGKHTSDGIHIAGLILALLTGTFGLSLLVLFLPLASALSALVGCLAGHILMRAFFEKKLSGYTGDTLGAVQQSSEVGIYLALLSCL from the coding sequence ATGATCTTATTCCTCCGCAATGAAATATCGATTTTTCTCATTGCTGTTCAATTCCTGACGCGCATTCCCTTACCTAGAAATATTGGATTCACCCAAAAACGTCTCGCTTCATCGCCAAGATATTTCCCACTCGTGGGCTTAGCAATCGGCTCGATTGGAGCTATTGCATATTTCCTATCATCTCACCTATTCCCACCAGTCATCGCGATTGTCATTTCAACGATTATCACTTGTTTATTGACCGGCGGATTTCATGAAGACGGTTTAGCTGACACTTTTGATGGTATTGGCGGCGGACATACCAAAGAGCGCGCGCTAGATATAATGAAGGATAGCCGCATTGGCACATATGGCAGCCTAGCGCTCGGCTTAATGCTCGCCTTGAAAATCATGGCCTTATCAGCACTGCCACATCTAACAATCATCATAGCCATTATTGCAGCACATGGATTATCCCGCCTCTCCAGCGTGATGGTAATCGCCACAAGTTCATACGTTCGTGATCATGGAACTGGCAAACACACATCTGACGGCATCCATATAGCGGGGCTAATCTTGGCCCTCCTCACCGGAACTTTTGGTCTCTCACTTCTCGTTCTCTTTCTCCCGCTAGCATCTGCTTTATCAGCCCTTGTCGGTTGCTTGGCTGGGCACATTCTAATGCGAGCATTTTTCGAAAAGAAACTCAGTGGTTACACAGGGGACACTTTAGGTGCTGTTCAACAGAGCAGTGAAGTCGGCATATATCTGGCACTCCTCTCATGCTTATAA
- the cobT gene encoding nicotinate-nucleotide--dimethylbenzimidazole phosphoribosyltransferase, protein MTSNIEEYAPKVFKTKVLTVFISIRQHQLELITTDHSSCLDDGNNMPKSQSDDPSFNALINLKIDNKTKPVNSLGRIESLAKQIADIQENLSPVMDTCRLTIFAADHGMAAAGVSAFPQIVTQQMVLNFLNGGAAANVFARSAQVDLQVVDAGVAGEAIEHPNLISRRIAPGTQNAIIVSAMTEVQLSNAIEHGKEIGEAGDWDAVCYGEMGIGNTSSATLLAHKTLGLSLDILTGRGTGLDDDGLAKKRNLLEQASNRTPQALSPKQALMEYGGFEIAMMTGAMLGAASTNKLIIVDGFIASAAALMAIKLDASVQKNMVFAHLSDELGHAAMLKAMQVSPILDLKLRLGEGTGALLAWPIIKAAAAMLNEMASFESANVSDGT, encoded by the coding sequence ATGACATCCAATATAGAGGAGTATGCGCCGAAAGTATTCAAAACGAAAGTGTTGACAGTTTTCATTTCTATAAGGCAACACCAACTTGAATTGATCACAACTGACCACTCCTCTTGCCTAGACGATGGTAACAACATGCCCAAATCTCAATCAGATGACCCCAGTTTTAACGCTCTGATTAATTTGAAAATAGACAATAAAACCAAACCAGTAAACTCACTTGGACGTATTGAATCCCTCGCAAAGCAGATTGCTGATATTCAGGAAAATCTGAGTCCAGTTATGGATACATGCCGATTAACTATCTTTGCTGCTGATCACGGAATGGCGGCCGCAGGCGTGTCGGCCTTCCCTCAAATCGTCACGCAACAAATGGTATTGAACTTCTTAAATGGCGGAGCAGCAGCAAATGTTTTTGCCCGCTCTGCACAAGTGGATTTGCAGGTTGTCGATGCTGGAGTTGCCGGAGAAGCTATTGAACATCCCAACCTAATCTCTCGCCGGATAGCGCCGGGAACCCAAAATGCAATAATTGTTTCGGCAATGACTGAAGTGCAATTATCCAACGCAATTGAACATGGCAAAGAAATTGGTGAAGCTGGCGATTGGGATGCTGTTTGTTATGGCGAAATGGGAATTGGAAACACATCATCAGCAACGTTATTGGCCCATAAGACGCTTGGTCTATCACTTGATATCCTAACTGGGCGCGGGACAGGTTTGGATGATGATGGTCTTGCAAAAAAACGTAATCTGCTAGAGCAAGCTTCCAACAGGACACCTCAAGCCTTGTCACCAAAACAAGCGCTTATGGAATATGGTGGTTTTGAAATTGCCATGATGACAGGGGCTATGCTCGGTGCCGCTTCAACAAACAAACTCATCATCGTTGATGGCTTTATTGCGAGCGCTGCTGCACTCATGGCGATAAAGTTAGATGCTTCAGTTCAGAAAAACATGGTGTTTGCTCATCTATCTGATGAATTGGGGCATGCAGCCATGCTCAAGGCCATGCAGGTTTCCCCTATCCTCGATCTAAAACTGCGTCTTGGCGAAGGAACAGGTGCCCTCTTGGCTTGGCCAATAATAAAAGCTGCCGCGGCTATGCTCAATGAGATGGCCAGTTTCGAGAGTGCAAATGTGAGCGATGGAACATGA
- a CDS encoding ABC transporter substrate-binding protein, which yields MRIVSLDYCADQYVLKFVDRSRILGVSPDAAKQFSYMRDAAIDVPTIRSLAEDVIIQKPDLVVRSYGGGPNAAAFFKQAGIPVLNVGWASDIEGVKSVIAQMAQGLGEAEKGQQVIDEMTARLAAIPAPTKLLTALYMTPSGVTTGSGSLVHEMLLAAGLTNFQTKAGWRTLPLERLAYEQPDIIAAAFFESKTNHKDAWSAMRNPIARKQMKNTPTVSIEGSWTSCGAWFLVDAIEAIASLRIQQEGRDTSVQYDNAK from the coding sequence ATGCGCATTGTCAGCCTTGATTATTGCGCCGATCAATATGTTCTAAAGTTTGTTGATCGGTCGCGTATTCTCGGTGTCTCACCAGACGCTGCAAAACAGTTTTCCTATATGAGAGACGCCGCTATAGACGTTCCAACCATACGTTCACTTGCTGAAGATGTGATCATTCAAAAACCCGACCTCGTCGTCAGGTCCTATGGCGGTGGCCCTAACGCTGCAGCTTTTTTTAAACAGGCAGGTATCCCCGTTTTAAATGTCGGATGGGCAAGTGATATCGAAGGCGTAAAAAGCGTCATTGCTCAAATGGCACAAGGCTTAGGCGAAGCTGAAAAAGGTCAGCAAGTCATTGATGAAATGACCGCCCGTTTAGCAGCGATTCCTGCCCCAACCAAACTCCTTACAGCTCTTTATATGACACCATCAGGCGTCACGACCGGATCAGGGTCACTTGTCCATGAAATGCTGCTTGCTGCTGGCCTCACTAATTTTCAGACTAAAGCCGGTTGGAGAACTCTTCCACTTGAACGCCTCGCATATGAACAGCCAGACATCATCGCCGCCGCCTTTTTTGAGAGCAAAACAAATCATAAAGATGCATGGAGCGCGATGCGAAATCCTATTGCCCGCAAACAGATGAAAAATACGCCAACCGTTTCAATCGAAGGGTCTTGGACTTCATGCGGTGCATGGTTTCTAGTCGACGCTATAGAAGCAATTGCCAGTTTGCGCATTCAACAAGAAGGCCGCGATACCAGTGTCCAGTATGACAATGCTAAGTAA
- a CDS encoding oligosaccharide flippase family protein, translated as MTQTKYSEEQNETPHVAKAMRSGLAWNLLNTFASQGAGFVIFLILAVKLEPEVFGLIALATIMADMVAIDARNAGMDAIVQAKRYDSEYLNSSFLGFMGIAITSMLILIISAPVLAHIYDAPMLMQFIPVFGVMLLPIPWLAVMDAIIMRNLGFKELTQRNILGTVIGGAAGIATAFSPWMIWALVVQRVVSLIVAIVFEYLHTKWAPNFRLSLLEGRDFLKRFAPLWAVATLNIAMPRIATMVFGIRYGAGEVGLLRAALRIDESLRGPLISPLQGLWFPLMAKVRGHLEKEQEVYLTILRTAAFVSLPAFVGIALVADDVVSVILPETYSKVGPLMQAVALVALLIPISWFNSLSMNALEMNKEALVYTIVNVIAATLALLAFSNVAPNHALLIMAAPGVLIGVGGNIVVMKRLQLSLIKHYLGLFPAVFAAFIMGLCVWVVREFIHDWPPIARLVISAIVGIAIYGGWIAAFFPNWMKERINLLRGRGNVEI; from the coding sequence ATGACGCAAACCAAATACTCCGAAGAACAAAACGAAACGCCTCATGTCGCAAAAGCCATGCGCTCAGGCCTAGCATGGAATTTACTCAATACATTCGCATCTCAGGGTGCTGGATTTGTAATATTTCTAATCCTTGCCGTAAAACTAGAGCCTGAGGTTTTTGGTTTAATTGCATTGGCTACGATTATGGCAGACATGGTCGCAATTGATGCTCGAAATGCAGGTATGGATGCCATCGTTCAGGCCAAGCGTTATGATTCTGAATATTTAAATTCGTCATTCCTTGGATTTATGGGCATTGCAATCACAAGCATGCTTATCCTTATCATCAGCGCCCCTGTGTTAGCGCATATTTATGACGCTCCAATGCTTATGCAATTCATACCTGTATTTGGTGTCATGCTTCTTCCTATCCCCTGGCTTGCGGTGATGGATGCGATAATCATGCGAAATCTAGGTTTTAAGGAGCTAACGCAGCGCAATATTTTAGGCACAGTTATTGGCGGAGCAGCAGGTATTGCCACTGCTTTTTCTCCTTGGATGATTTGGGCGCTTGTTGTTCAAAGAGTCGTATCTCTCATTGTCGCTATTGTGTTTGAATACCTTCACACAAAATGGGCACCCAATTTCCGGCTCAGCTTGTTGGAAGGGCGAGATTTTCTGAAACGATTTGCCCCCTTATGGGCCGTAGCTACTCTAAACATCGCCATGCCAAGAATTGCCACTATGGTATTTGGAATACGCTATGGTGCTGGTGAAGTCGGCCTATTAAGAGCAGCGCTTCGCATTGATGAGTCTCTGCGCGGCCCTTTAATATCTCCACTTCAAGGTCTCTGGTTTCCGTTAATGGCAAAAGTGCGAGGTCATCTTGAAAAGGAACAAGAAGTCTATCTCACTATTCTGCGTACAGCTGCATTCGTGTCTTTGCCCGCATTTGTTGGCATTGCATTGGTCGCTGATGATGTTGTGTCAGTTATACTTCCTGAAACTTATTCAAAAGTCGGCCCCTTAATGCAAGCTGTTGCATTGGTTGCCCTTCTCATTCCCATATCTTGGTTCAATTCGCTGTCGATGAACGCTTTAGAAATGAATAAGGAAGCGCTGGTTTACACTATAGTCAACGTTATAGCCGCGACGCTTGCGTTATTGGCTTTCTCCAACGTAGCCCCCAACCATGCTTTATTAATAATGGCAGCGCCGGGTGTTTTAATTGGTGTAGGTGGGAATATTGTTGTTATGAAGAGGCTACAATTATCGCTCATCAAACACTATTTAGGCCTTTTCCCTGCTGTTTTTGCAGCCTTTATCATGGGCTTATGTGTTTGGGTCGTTAGAGAGTTTATCCATGATTGGCCACCTATTGCGCGGTTGGTCATCAGCGCAATCGTAGGAATTGCAATTTATGGCGGCTGGATCGCTGCATTTTTCCCAAACTGGATGAAGGAACGCATAAATCTTCTGCGTGGTAGAGGAAATGTCGAGATCTAA
- a CDS encoding FecCD family ABC transporter permease, whose translation MLIPVLIVLSILSVIAACLLGSTAIGIDRVLAALIGQGSTGDTLVIWQIRLPRALAAYTVGMALGMSGAALQGLLRNPLAEPGVLGVSATASLAATFTIYYGLSVLSPLLLPISAILGALAATSILALAATRSQSVVTLILIGVGISSFSGAAMSFMLNMAPNPFSIADMINWMLGSVANRSFDDLALSLPFMLVGMLILLLKRRGLSALTLGDEAASGLGLNLKHQRIYTVLGAGLATGAAVSIAGAIGFVGIVAPHIIRPFVNYDPARSLIPSALLAGLFLTIADILIRILPTHNELKLGVVAALIGAPAFIWIAMQRQAENG comes from the coding sequence ATGCTAATTCCAGTACTTATCGTACTCTCTATTCTCAGTGTTATTGCCGCCTGTTTATTAGGGTCAACGGCAATAGGAATAGACCGTGTCTTAGCTGCTCTCATAGGACAAGGAAGCACAGGCGACACGCTCGTAATCTGGCAAATACGCTTGCCGCGCGCGCTTGCTGCATACACCGTCGGCATGGCTTTGGGCATGAGCGGAGCCGCACTACAGGGGCTATTGAGAAACCCACTCGCTGAACCCGGCGTTTTAGGTGTATCCGCCACCGCTTCTCTGGCTGCAACTTTCACCATATATTACGGGTTATCGGTTTTAAGCCCGCTCTTATTGCCCATTTCAGCAATATTAGGCGCATTAGCAGCCACAAGCATTTTGGCGCTCGCCGCAACGCGCTCGCAATCGGTTGTCACACTCATCCTGATTGGTGTCGGAATTTCGAGTTTTTCAGGTGCCGCCATGAGCTTCATGCTGAACATGGCCCCCAATCCTTTTTCAATTGCCGACATGATAAACTGGATGCTTGGCTCTGTTGCCAATCGCAGCTTTGATGACCTCGCCTTATCTCTACCCTTCATGCTTGTTGGGATGCTCATTCTACTCCTCAAACGACGTGGACTATCTGCCCTCACGCTTGGAGATGAAGCCGCCAGTGGACTAGGGCTAAATTTGAAACATCAACGCATATACACCGTTCTTGGCGCAGGGTTGGCAACGGGTGCCGCAGTATCCATTGCTGGCGCTATCGGCTTTGTCGGTATTGTCGCGCCGCACATTATTCGCCCCTTTGTCAATTATGATCCGGCGCGATCCCTCATTCCTTCTGCTCTTTTGGCTGGATTATTCTTAACAATTGCCGATATCCTTATCCGCATACTCCCCACCCATAATGAATTGAAGCTTGGTGTCGTTGCGGCCCTTATTGGTGCACCTGCCTTCATTTGGATCGCGATGCAAAGGCAGGCTGAAAATGGCTAA